The Glycine soja cultivar W05 chromosome 15, ASM419377v2, whole genome shotgun sequence region aattattttaactcgttACGCATCAAAGTGATTAGACTTGTCAGGTTTCCTTAGTGGAGCCTATCATAAAACTTGCCGACATTAACTCAATgtacacaacatctcaatacacatgtgatctcacaatttaacacatactcaacttgtcacttacacaCAATTCATCTCACTTCCATAATCCCAAGATAACACATTATCCTGCCTAATGCATCATATACATGTCACAcggtaataatattaatatgttatgttcataCGATTAAActtctcaaacaatttcacataatcatatttttCGCAACGTGGGCCACGACGGGACaacgataaaaaaataaaaaaaggtcttccaaaaaggaaaactGAGGAGTTGCCACCCACCAACacttatttaaggaaaacgtcAAGAAAACCAAAAAGGATAAGGAATGCTCTATGGTTTGAGAAAAAGGATTCAGAAGTTGTTTACACACAATGAAGGTGTTAGCACCTCATGTGCCTGTCATGAagatgacaacctttaattgagtatgctaaaaataaagtgattttttaattatttattttcccttgagAACATGAGTTatgattgttatattttttgtttatttagaaaaagaaaacaaatttttgttttttaggaaaaaaaaggtaattttatgtttttttagatttttaggtcGACAAGGGATTTGCCCCCACTCCTATGTATTCTCAGGTgtaatgaggaaatcagacttacgtagttctttggGCAGAAAATAACTTGTGTATTAGgttgatttgttttttaaagaTTTGTTTTAATTGTATGAAAAAGAgttgttaaggcattggaccttgaaacgccattgaattttaagaaaatagcgGAGAGAATcgcttaaggcattggaccttgaagcgATCTCGAGTAATGTGCAATTTTTATGGTGAAACAGGAGAATTGAGTGATTATTTGTTTGTGGAGGAAAGGGAGAACCTCAAGTATACTTTGTAAAGTCAAGCAAGTTAGAGATCCAACATGACTTTCAGGAAATTTTACTCACGTTAATGAAACACTaccaagcaagtcagagacccaaCATAGAGTGCacaaaatgtgaaaaaagaTTTTGTCTTTGCGATAGACTTTGCAAAgtcaagcgagtcggagacccaacatgacatTCACTAAATTTCCCACGCGTTTATTAAAACACtgtcaagcaagtcggaggCCCAGCATGGAGTGCACGGAATGTCAGCATGTACTAAAGAATACTAACATAGAATTTCAAAAGGATTAACATAGCGTTAAGTAATCAATAGACGAGACACGCACAAATAAATCGAATGTGAATAGAAAGGGATAAAACAGAAGTAGGGAATGCACTTAGTAATTAAGGGTGCGGGGTTAAaacatgagaaaaataaataagtgacgaaatatttataatacacTACGAACTAACCAgacaatgataaataaaaaaaggataataGAGCCAAACAGGAAAAAAAGTGGTGTAAATAGTAATTTTAGTGGGGGTGTGCATGTAAATGGAGATGTGACtagtgatatttattttatatacactAGATGGTATTAATAATTATACGTTATCAACCAATTAAATAACacctaattaaatataaattttaaatgattataaTAAAAGTCATGACTTGATAATCCAAAATGTATCAGTATGTTTCAATCAACTTCTATTTTCATTAGTTTTACACCTTGAGAAAATGATATTACCTTTCAAATGAGAATTATATTAAGTGAAGGCTTTTGAAATGAGTTCATAACCGCCAATCAAAAAATGGGTTTTAACTTCCAAttgcaaattttaattcttaaacttGATTTATTTACTTGAATCTCAGATTTCAAGATACCAAACCTCTAAAATATCACCAATATTGATGACCAGGGCTCTAGGGATTGGTGGAATTTCCAACCACTCTCCTTTTCCAGCATCATTGTCTTCTTCCATTTTAACATATAAGTCACCAATTCCATCTTGCAGCAACACTGTAATAGTTCCCAAGTCTGAGTGACGCCCTACACCAACTGTAAGCTTTGGACATGGTGGGTAATTGTTCATGTTAACTATCTTCACACCCAGGATTTGCTCAATTCTTGAGCCATATGCTAACACCCCAAGCTTACTAATCAAGATTTTGACGATACCTCTAACCATCATGGATTATAGTTTCGAATACTCAAGTGCTACTTCCCTGAAATATACAAAGAAatatgataactgctaaataattgtgaatttatatgagttaaatagtcaaattttggcttaaaattaattatttagcagttatttgtaattaaaagtttagaaaattaattaaattgaatttctggTTGCAAATGCGAAAAATGAGGATACATTAAGCAAAAGTGGCAacagaaaggaagaaaaagaagaaattctgAAGCAGGCCCAGTCCAATAGG contains the following coding sequences:
- the LOC114386256 gene encoding scopoletin 8-hydroxylase-like; the protein is MVRGIVKILISKLGVLAYGSRIEQILGVKIVNMNNYPPCPKLTVGVGRHSDLGTITVLLQDGIGDLYVKMEEDNDAGKGEWLEIPPIPRALVINIGDILEVWYLEI